In Alphaproteobacteria bacterium, one DNA window encodes the following:
- a CDS encoding response regulator has protein sequence MSKTIDEIMVGEGLGARTPPDSGPINVLIVDDEPKNLFVLESILNHPNYRLVRAESAEQALLALLVDEFALLILDIRMPGMTGIELARIIKERKKTSQVPIIFLTAYYNEDQQVLAGYDAGAVDYLQKPVNPDILRSKVAVFAELHRMQRELARTNDALRAEVAERRRAQDQLHELNDTLERRVAERTEHIRLLLGEVNHRSKNMLSVVSAIAHQMTAENQNEFVRRFSLRIQALAASHDLLARSQWKSVAIVDLVRAQLGHFEDLLEGRITLDGPPLKLSVVAAQCIGMVVNELATNAVKHGALSGEHGRVAVAWQIDGGDIDGRFTMSWLERSGPPVAAPERRGFGSTVIKSMAELSLDASVELDFASSGLTWRLACPTTRVLT, from the coding sequence ATGAGCAAGACCATCGACGAGATCATGGTTGGGGAGGGCCTCGGCGCGCGAACGCCGCCGGATAGTGGGCCGATCAACGTCCTGATCGTCGATGACGAGCCGAAGAACCTTTTCGTGCTCGAAAGCATCCTCAATCATCCCAACTACCGGCTGGTCCGCGCCGAGTCGGCCGAACAGGCGCTGCTCGCGCTTCTCGTTGACGAGTTCGCCTTGCTGATCCTCGACATTCGCATGCCGGGCATGACCGGCATCGAGCTGGCGCGGATCATCAAGGAGCGCAAGAAGACGTCGCAGGTGCCGATCATCTTCCTCACCGCCTACTACAACGAGGATCAACAGGTGCTGGCGGGCTACGACGCCGGGGCGGTGGACTACCTGCAGAAGCCGGTGAACCCCGACATCTTGCGCTCGAAGGTCGCGGTCTTCGCCGAGCTCCACCGCATGCAGCGCGAATTGGCCAGGACCAACGACGCGCTGCGCGCCGAAGTGGCGGAGCGGCGCCGCGCCCAGGATCAGCTCCACGAGTTGAATGACACGCTCGAGCGGCGTGTGGCCGAGCGCACGGAGCACATCCGCCTGCTGCTGGGCGAGGTCAACCATCGCTCGAAGAACATGCTGAGCGTTGTGTCGGCGATCGCCCACCAGATGACCGCCGAGAACCAGAATGAGTTCGTGCGACGTTTCTCGCTGCGCATCCAGGCCTTGGCGGCAAGCCATGACCTGCTCGCCAGGAGCCAGTGGAAGAGCGTGGCAATCGTCGATCTTGTGCGCGCGCAGCTCGGCCACTTCGAGGACTTGCTTGAAGGACGGATCACCCTGGACGGGCCTCCGCTGAAGCTATCGGTCGTGGCCGCCCAGTGCATCGGCATGGTCGTCAACGAGCTGGCGACCAACGCCGTGAAGCACGGCGCGTTGTCCGGCGAACATGGCCGCGTGGCAGTCGCCTGGCAGATCGATGGGGGTGACATCGACGGGCGATTCACGATGAGCTGGCTCGAACGCAGCGGTCCGCCTGTCGCCGCGCCCGAACGTCGCGGCTTCGGCTCGACCGTCATCAAGAGCATGGCCGAGCTCAGCCTCGACGCATCGGTCGAGCTCGATTTCGCATCGTCGGGACTGACGTGGCGGCTCGCCTGCCCCACCACCAGGGTTCTCACCTGA
- a CDS encoding response regulator, with the protein MTPESRPKRVLVVEDDALIALDISRQLSDAGFQVVGPAISVARALSLIADQGCDIAVLDVNLGDKETSEPIAHALRARSTPFLVLSGYMHEQHPHGLRGAPVLIKPASPPELVAMVLSCFDAA; encoded by the coding sequence ATGACCCCTGAGTCGCGACCGAAGCGCGTCCTGGTGGTCGAGGATGATGCGCTGATCGCGCTCGATATTTCGCGACAGCTGTCGGATGCCGGATTTCAGGTCGTCGGTCCGGCGATCTCGGTGGCGAGGGCCCTAAGCTTGATTGCCGATCAGGGCTGCGACATTGCCGTGCTCGACGTCAATCTCGGCGACAAGGAGACGTCCGAGCCCATCGCCCACGCCCTGCGCGCGCGCAGCACGCCCTTCCTCGTCCTGTCGGGCTACATGCACGAGCAGCACCCGCACGGCCTCCGCGGCGCACCCGTACTCATCAAACCCGCCAGCCCACCCGAGCTTGTCGCCATGGTGCTGAGCTGCTTCGACGCAGCGTGA
- a CDS encoding molybdopterin-dependent oxidoreductase, with protein sequence MTIVERPSVCTLDCPDTCSLTVSVEDGRVVKVRGSEALPYTAGVICSKVAHDSAEFVHGKQRLRHPLRRVGPKGSGRFERIGWSEALDAIHAGVSDVVARFGPQAVMPLNYAGPHGFLAYDSMSSRFFHRLGATQLYRQALCGGVRSQAWAGTYGAVPGCPPEFVEHADLNVVWGNNATVANLHVVRGAARARRNGGKLVVIDPLRTKIAEQADLHLAPLPGTDVLLAWSLACELERKGALDEAFIARHVLGFEEFMARARQWPASRAAEACGLPQDQILTLARWLAGSKRLVMAPGNGLERGRNGGSGIRAAIALPALLGRLGKGSGIVLGAGNAFPKTPAKLQRPDLAPPGTRTLNINDVGRHLVEDTLDPPLRALFIYNHNPLVVHPDQNRMRRGLAREDIFAVGIELTMSESMAYCDIVLPAASHFEYDDLYAAYGHHWLQRAEAAIAPIGEALPNTEIFRRLAARFGFDEPCLKASDAELMDDAVDGADRRLMGLRPSAIPTDRALRMSGPDGQPMVMFDNVFPATPSGRIELVSETLAQRWGEAALLADFRPRDASHPLMLISPASDRRISSTFGDLAASRAAPPLKMNPADAARRGLADGGEVRVWNRLGEVILPLEVTDAVPPGVVASEKGAWLSTSRTGQTISALVSADQRADLAEGACFNDTGVEVGPA encoded by the coding sequence ATGACCATCGTCGAACGCCCCAGCGTCTGCACGCTCGACTGTCCCGACACCTGCAGCCTGACGGTCAGCGTCGAGGATGGCCGCGTGGTGAAGGTGCGCGGCTCCGAGGCGCTGCCCTACACCGCGGGCGTGATCTGCAGCAAGGTCGCGCATGACAGCGCCGAGTTCGTGCACGGCAAGCAGCGCCTGCGTCATCCGCTGCGCCGTGTCGGGCCCAAGGGCTCGGGCCGGTTCGAGCGCATCGGCTGGAGCGAAGCGCTCGATGCGATCCACGCCGGGGTCAGCGACGTCGTCGCGCGCTTCGGGCCGCAGGCGGTGATGCCGCTGAACTACGCCGGCCCGCACGGCTTCCTCGCCTATGACAGCATGTCCTCGCGCTTCTTCCACCGGCTGGGCGCGACGCAGCTTTATCGCCAGGCGCTGTGCGGCGGCGTGCGCAGCCAGGCCTGGGCCGGCACCTACGGCGCGGTGCCCGGCTGCCCGCCGGAATTCGTCGAGCACGCCGACCTCAACGTGGTCTGGGGCAACAACGCCACCGTCGCCAACCTGCACGTCGTGCGCGGCGCGGCGCGCGCCAGGCGCAACGGTGGAAAGCTGGTGGTGATCGACCCGCTGCGCACGAAGATCGCCGAGCAGGCCGACCTGCACCTGGCGCCGCTGCCCGGCACCGACGTGCTGCTGGCCTGGTCGCTGGCCTGCGAGCTCGAGCGCAAGGGCGCGCTCGACGAAGCGTTCATCGCGCGCCACGTGCTGGGCTTCGAGGAATTCATGGCGCGCGCCCGTCAATGGCCCGCGTCGCGCGCGGCGGAAGCCTGCGGCCTGCCGCAGGACCAGATCCTCACTCTGGCGCGCTGGCTCGCCGGGTCGAAGCGGCTGGTGATGGCGCCGGGCAACGGGCTGGAACGCGGCCGCAACGGCGGCAGCGGCATCCGCGCGGCGATCGCGCTGCCGGCGCTGCTCGGCAGGCTGGGCAAGGGCAGCGGCATCGTGCTGGGCGCCGGCAACGCCTTTCCCAAGACGCCGGCGAAGCTGCAGCGGCCCGATCTCGCGCCGCCGGGCACGCGCACGCTCAACATCAACGATGTCGGCCGCCATCTCGTGGAGGACACGCTCGATCCGCCGCTGCGCGCGCTCTTCATCTACAACCACAATCCGCTGGTCGTGCATCCCGACCAGAACCGCATGCGCCGCGGGCTGGCGCGCGAGGACATCTTCGCCGTCGGCATCGAGCTGACGATGAGCGAGAGCATGGCGTATTGCGACATCGTGCTGCCGGCGGCGAGCCACTTCGAGTACGACGACCTCTACGCCGCCTATGGCCATCACTGGCTGCAGCGCGCCGAGGCGGCGATCGCGCCGATCGGCGAGGCGCTGCCCAACACCGAGATCTTCCGCCGCCTGGCGGCGCGCTTCGGCTTCGACGAGCCGTGCTTGAAGGCGAGCGATGCCGAGCTGATGGACGACGCGGTCGACGGCGCCGACCGGCGGCTCATGGGCCTGCGGCCGAGCGCGATCCCGACCGACAGGGCGCTGCGCATGAGCGGGCCCGACGGCCAGCCGATGGTGATGTTCGACAACGTCTTCCCGGCGACGCCCTCGGGCCGTATCGAGCTTGTGTCCGAGACGCTGGCGCAGCGCTGGGGCGAGGCGGCGCTGCTCGCCGATTTCCGCCCGCGCGATGCCTCGCATCCGCTGATGCTGATCTCGCCGGCCTCGGACCGGCGCATCTCCTCGACCTTCGGCGATCTCGCCGCGTCGCGCGCGGCGCCGCCGCTGAAGATGAATCCGGCCGACGCGGCGCGGCGCGGCCTCGCGGACGGCGGCGAGGTGCGGGTGTGGAACCGGCTCGGCGAGGTGATCCTGCCGCTCGAGGTGACCGACGCCGTGCCGCCGGGCGTCGTCGCCAGCGAGAAAGGCGCCTGGCTGTCGACCAGCCGCACCGGCCAGACGATCTCGGCGCTGGTCTCGGCCGACCAGCGCGCCGACCTCGCCGAAGGCGCCTGCTTCAACGATACGGGAGTCGAGGTCGGGCCGGCGTGA
- a CDS encoding cell envelope biogenesis protein OmpA yields MIAQSNTTKSKFVAVALLAMLGLSACGDTMGQRAVSGGVIGGAGGALAGPAFGFNPMTGLVLGGLGGAAIGAATAPQYPNYNGYNSGYYR; encoded by the coding sequence ATGATCGCCCAGTCGAACACCACCAAGTCGAAATTCGTCGCCGTCGCCCTGCTGGCGATGCTGGGCCTGAGCGCCTGCGGCGACACGATGGGCCAGCGCGCGGTGTCGGGTGGCGTGATCGGCGGCGCCGGCGGCGCGCTGGCCGGCCCGGCCTTCGGCTTCAACCCGATGACCGGCCTGGTGCTCGGCGGCCTCGGCGGCGCCGCGATCGGCGCCGCGACCGCGCCGCAGTATCCCAACTACAACGGCTACAACAGCGGCTACTACCGCTGA
- a CDS encoding NnrS family protein translates to MTLFSYGFRTFFLAAGGFAAVAILLWLPVFLGHVALPLAMSPRDWHAHEMVFGYAAAAIAGFLLTAIPNWTGRPPVAGRPLMLLAAAWLAGRVGMAISDLIGLAAAMALDLLFLPMVALVAGREIVASGNRRNFKILVILGLLVAANVHFHVEVLREGVADVGLRLGLAVVVGLIVLIGGRIVPNFTRNALMRLGPGRLPAPFNRLDIACIALSVGALAAWVAAPELWLAGALCLAAGVLQLVRLARWAGDRARGDGLVLVLHLAYAFIPIGFLLAGASALAPQPLTGAAAHAWGVGGIGLMTLAVMTRATLGHTGRALVASRATVMVYGLALLAALARIAASFPSALDAALMQLAAIAWAAAFAGFAAVYGPMLLRKTRRAGPPGC, encoded by the coding sequence ATGACCCTGTTCAGTTACGGCTTTCGCACCTTCTTCCTCGCCGCCGGCGGCTTCGCTGCTGTGGCCATCCTGCTGTGGTTGCCGGTCTTCCTCGGCCATGTCGCGCTGCCGCTGGCGATGTCGCCGCGCGACTGGCATGCGCATGAGATGGTCTTCGGCTACGCCGCCGCGGCGATCGCCGGCTTCCTGCTCACCGCGATCCCCAACTGGACCGGCCGGCCACCGGTCGCCGGCCGGCCGCTGATGCTGCTCGCCGCCGCCTGGCTCGCCGGCCGCGTCGGCATGGCGATCTCCGACCTGATCGGCCTGGCGGCGGCGATGGCGCTCGACCTGCTGTTCCTGCCCATGGTGGCCCTCGTCGCCGGCCGCGAGATCGTCGCCTCGGGCAACCGGCGCAACTTCAAGATCCTCGTCATCCTCGGCCTGCTGGTCGCCGCCAATGTCCACTTCCATGTCGAGGTGCTGCGCGAAGGCGTGGCCGATGTCGGGCTGCGCCTGGGCCTCGCGGTCGTGGTCGGGCTGATCGTGCTGATCGGCGGGCGCATCGTGCCCAACTTCACGCGCAACGCGCTGATGCGCCTGGGACCGGGCCGCCTGCCGGCGCCGTTCAACCGCCTCGACATCGCCTGCATCGCGCTCTCGGTCGGCGCGCTGGCGGCGTGGGTGGCGGCGCCGGAACTCTGGCTCGCCGGTGCGCTTTGCCTCGCCGCCGGCGTGCTGCAGCTGGTGCGGCTGGCGCGCTGGGCGGGCGATCGCGCGCGCGGCGACGGGCTGGTGCTGGTGCTGCACCTCGCCTACGCCTTCATCCCGATCGGCTTCCTGCTCGCCGGCGCCTCGGCGCTGGCGCCGCAGCCGCTGACCGGCGCGGCGGCGCATGCCTGGGGCGTGGGCGGCATCGGCCTGATGACGCTCGCCGTGATGACCCGCGCCACCCTGGGCCATACCGGGCGCGCGCTGGTGGCGTCGCGCGCCACGGTAATGGTCTACGGCCTGGCGCTGCTGGCGGCGCTGGCGCGCATCGCCGCGTCCTTCCCCTCGGCGCTCGACGCCGCGCTGATGCAGCTTGCCGCCATCGCTTGGGCCGCGGCCTTCGCCGGCTTCGCCGCGGTCTATGGCCCAATGCTGCTGCGCAAGACCCGCCGCGCGGGGCCGCCGGGCTGCTGA
- a CDS encoding peptidylprolyl isomerase, protein MSVATTANVRPRRRFARPVPVSVNGVAIASADIVRETQHHPSSDPDQAWEMASRALAIRELLSQEADRLGIVAEPIEDEEGRAETGQEARYRQLIEREVVVPSADEQTCRRYYARNIARFRTPDLSEAAHILLPAAPGDAAARAQARETARRLIEALCARPQDFAVMAAQHSACPSAGQGGNLGQLSPGQTAPEFDAALRTMLPGTIHAEPVESRYGFHVVRLDRRIEGRELPFEMVRARIAEYLDESVRRRALQQYVSVLAGRAVVTGVDLAPAAGPLLQ, encoded by the coding sequence ATGAGCGTCGCCACCACCGCCAACGTCCGGCCGCGCCGGCGCTTCGCGCGGCCGGTCCCGGTCAGCGTCAACGGCGTGGCCATCGCGAGCGCCGATATCGTGCGCGAGACCCAGCATCACCCGTCGTCCGATCCCGACCAGGCGTGGGAGATGGCGAGCCGCGCCCTGGCGATCCGCGAGCTGCTGTCGCAGGAGGCCGATCGCCTGGGCATCGTCGCCGAGCCGATCGAGGACGAGGAGGGGCGCGCCGAGACCGGGCAGGAAGCGCGCTACCGGCAACTGATCGAGCGCGAGGTGGTCGTGCCCTCGGCCGACGAGCAGACCTGCCGGCGCTACTACGCGCGCAACATCGCGCGCTTCCGCACGCCCGATCTCAGCGAGGCCGCGCATATCCTGCTGCCGGCCGCGCCCGGCGACGCGGCGGCGCGCGCGCAGGCGCGCGAGACGGCGCGCAGGCTGATCGAGGCGCTGTGCGCGCGGCCGCAGGACTTCGCCGTCATGGCCGCACAGCACTCGGCCTGCCCGTCGGCGGGGCAGGGCGGTAATCTCGGCCAGCTCTCGCCCGGCCAGACCGCGCCGGAGTTCGACGCCGCGCTGCGCACCATGTTGCCCGGCACGATCCACGCCGAGCCCGTCGAGAGCCGCTACGGCTTCCATGTCGTGCGGCTCGACCGCCGCATCGAGGGACGCGAGCTGCCGTTCGAGATGGTGCGCGCGCGCATCGCCGAGTACCTCGACGAGAGCGTGCGGCGGCGCGCGCTGCAGCAATACGTCTCGGTGCTCGCCGGCCGCGCCGTCGTCACCGGCGTCGACCTCGCGCCCGCCGCCGGCCCGCTGCTGCAGTAG
- the narI gene encoding respiratory nitrate reductase subunit gamma, producing the protein MKDYIFHLLFVWYPYICLTVFLLGSLIRFDREPYTWKASSSQILRKRQLRWGSNLFHVGILFLLLGHAVGLLTPTSLYTLVMSVEVKQLVAVAAGGIAGVICFVGLTLLLHRRLFDERIRRTSSAMDIAILALLWIQLVLGLITLPFSIGHRDGSVMLILSHWAQGIVTLHPVDAKTLQGLDWPYLTHLVLGMTLFLVFPFSRLVHIWSAPVWYLGRRGYQVVRSRGPLPARGRS; encoded by the coding sequence ATGAAGGACTACATCTTCCATCTGCTGTTCGTCTGGTACCCGTATATCTGCCTGACGGTGTTCCTGCTCGGCAGCCTGATCCGCTTCGATCGCGAGCCCTACACCTGGAAGGCGAGCTCGAGCCAGATCCTGCGCAAGCGCCAGCTGCGCTGGGGCTCGAACCTGTTCCATGTCGGCATCCTGTTCCTGCTGCTGGGCCACGCGGTCGGCCTGCTGACGCCGACCTCGCTCTACACCCTGGTGATGAGCGTCGAGGTCAAGCAGCTGGTGGCCGTCGCCGCCGGCGGCATCGCCGGCGTGATCTGCTTCGTCGGGCTCACCTTGCTTCTGCATCGCCGGCTGTTCGACGAGCGCATCCGGCGCACCAGCTCGGCGATGGACATCGCCATCCTGGCGCTGCTGTGGATCCAGCTCGTGCTCGGCCTGATCACCCTGCCGTTCTCGATCGGTCATCGCGACGGCTCGGTGATGCTGATCCTCTCGCACTGGGCGCAGGGTATCGTCACCCTGCATCCGGTCGACGCGAAAACGCTGCAGGGACTCGACTGGCCGTACCTGACGCATCTGGTGCTGGGCATGACCCTGTTCCTCGTCTTCCCGTTCAGCCGCCTGGTCCACATCTGGTCGGCGCCGGTCTGGTATCTCGGAAGGCGCGGCTACCAGGTCGTGCGCAGCCGTGGCCCACTGCCGGCACGGGGGCGGTCATGA
- the narJ gene encoding nitrate reductase molybdenum cofactor assembly chaperone produces the protein MKTLRALAALLSYPTQDLLAASGEIRAALDREALLPSAERAALDRLIGELEAGDLYDLQERYGLLFDRTRSLSLHLFEHVHGESRDRGQAMVDLLKLYEETGYSPVASELPDFLPLFLEYASTREPKAALELIGQPAHVVAALRERLAKRASSYESVMAALLALSRAKLDEATLAALRAEPDPEPDDLEALDAAWVDQEVTFGPGTAAAACPVDRMATRLRAAMAE, from the coding sequence ATGAAGACCCTGCGCGCGCTCGCCGCCCTGCTGAGCTATCCGACGCAGGACCTGCTCGCCGCCTCGGGCGAGATCCGCGCCGCGCTCGATCGCGAGGCGCTGCTGCCTTCAGCCGAGCGCGCCGCGCTCGATCGCCTGATCGGCGAGCTCGAAGCCGGCGATCTCTACGACCTGCAGGAGCGCTACGGCCTGCTGTTCGACCGCACGCGCTCGCTGTCGCTGCATCTCTTCGAGCATGTGCACGGAGAGAGCCGCGATCGCGGCCAGGCGATGGTCGACCTGCTCAAGCTCTACGAGGAGACCGGCTACTCGCCGGTCGCCAGCGAGCTGCCCGATTTCCTGCCGCTGTTCCTCGAATACGCCTCGACGCGCGAGCCGAAGGCGGCGCTCGAGCTGATCGGCCAGCCGGCCCATGTCGTGGCCGCCTTGCGCGAACGCCTGGCCAAGCGCGCGTCCTCGTACGAATCGGTGATGGCTGCGCTGCTGGCGTTGTCGCGCGCGAAGCTCGACGAGGCCACGCTCGCAGCCTTGCGCGCCGAGCCCGATCCGGAGCCCGACGATCTCGAGGCGCTCGACGCGGCCTGGGTCGACCAGGAGGTGACCTTCGGTCCCGGCACGGCGGCCGCCGCCTGCCCGGTCGACCGCATGGCCACCCGCCTGCGCGCGGCGATGGCGGAGTAG
- the narH gene encoding nitrate reductase subunit beta — translation MRVRAQIAMVLNLDKCIGCHTCSVTCKNVWTNREGMEYAWFNNVETKPGIGYPKDWENQKRWNGGWVRKKSGKIQPRIGSKWRILANIFANPDLPEIDDYYEPFTFDYEHLQKAPELEAFPTARPRSLITGQRMEKIEWGPNWEEILGGEFAKRSADVNFEGVQKEIYGQFENTFMMYLPRLCEHCLNPACVAACPSGAIYKREEDGIVLIDQDKCRGWRMCVSACPYKKVYFNWSSGKSEKCIFCYPRIEAGQPTVCSETCVGRIRYLGVMLYDADRIEEAASVPDEKQLYDAQMGVFLDPNSEHVIAQARRDGVPDAWLEAARRSPVWKMAMEWKVAFPLHPEYRTLPMVWYVPPLSPIQSAAEAGKMGVDGAMPDVRSLRIPLRYLANMLTAGDEEPVARGLERMLAMRAFMRAKTVDGVVDHAIARRVGLSAQQIEAMYHVMAIANYEDRFVIPTAHRETSEDAYALRGACGFSFGNGCSPDDGTGNLFAGGKLKRKNPMEVA, via the coding sequence ATGAGAGTACGCGCACAGATCGCGATGGTGCTGAACCTCGACAAGTGCATCGGCTGCCACACCTGCTCGGTGACGTGCAAGAACGTGTGGACCAACCGCGAAGGCATGGAATACGCCTGGTTCAACAACGTCGAGACCAAGCCCGGCATCGGCTATCCCAAGGACTGGGAGAACCAGAAGCGCTGGAACGGCGGCTGGGTGCGCAAGAAGAGCGGCAAGATCCAGCCGCGCATCGGCTCGAAGTGGCGCATTCTCGCCAACATCTTCGCCAACCCCGATTTGCCGGAGATCGACGACTACTACGAGCCCTTCACCTTCGACTACGAGCACCTGCAGAAGGCGCCCGAGCTCGAGGCCTTCCCGACGGCGCGGCCGCGCTCGCTGATCACCGGCCAGCGCATGGAGAAGATCGAGTGGGGCCCGAACTGGGAGGAGATCCTCGGCGGCGAGTTCGCCAAGCGCTCGGCCGACGTCAATTTCGAGGGCGTGCAGAAGGAGATCTACGGGCAGTTCGAGAACACCTTCATGATGTACCTGCCCAGGCTGTGCGAGCATTGCCTCAACCCGGCCTGCGTCGCGGCCTGCCCCTCGGGCGCGATCTACAAGCGCGAGGAGGACGGCATCGTCCTGATCGACCAGGACAAGTGCCGCGGCTGGCGCATGTGCGTGTCGGCCTGCCCGTACAAGAAGGTCTACTTCAACTGGTCGTCGGGCAAGTCGGAGAAGTGCATCTTCTGCTATCCGCGCATCGAGGCAGGACAGCCGACCGTGTGCTCGGAGACCTGCGTCGGGCGCATCCGCTATCTCGGCGTGATGCTCTACGACGCCGACCGCATCGAGGAGGCTGCCTCGGTGCCCGACGAGAAGCAGCTCTACGACGCGCAGATGGGCGTCTTCCTCGATCCCAACAGCGAGCACGTGATCGCCCAGGCGCGCCGCGACGGCGTGCCCGATGCCTGGCTCGAGGCGGCCAGGCGCTCGCCGGTGTGGAAGATGGCGATGGAGTGGAAGGTCGCCTTCCCGCTGCATCCCGAGTACCGCACCCTGCCGATGGTCTGGTACGTGCCGCCGCTGTCGCCGATCCAGTCGGCGGCCGAGGCCGGCAAGATGGGCGTCGACGGCGCCATGCCCGACGTGCGCTCGCTGCGCATCCCGCTGCGCTACCTCGCCAACATGCTGACCGCGGGCGACGAGGAGCCGGTGGCCAGGGGCCTGGAGCGCATGTTGGCGATGCGCGCCTTCATGCGCGCCAAAACGGTCGACGGCGTCGTCGACCACGCCATCGCCAGGCGCGTGGGCTTAAGCGCCCAGCAGATCGAGGCGATGTACCACGTGATGGCGATCGCCAACTACGAGGACCGCTTCGTCATCCCGACGGCGCATCGCGAGACGTCGGAGGACGCCTATGCGCTGCGCGGCGCCTGCGGCTTCAGCTTCGGCAATGGCTGCTCGCCCGACGACGGCACCGGCAACCTCTTCGCCGGCGGCAAGCTCAAGCGCAAGAACCCGATGGAGGTGGCGTGA